In Desulfobacter hydrogenophilus, the genomic stretch TGGAAACCTGATTCTTTCAGGGGTCAGGGCTTGGGAAATGGATAACCTGAAAACCCATTACAGCGCCATGGGATTTTCCATAGACTGGGAACGGGAAGAAAAGCAGTGGGGTGCCGTAACGCTGACAAAAAAGCCATAGGGGAACGTATGCGACCTGCCATTCAAATTCTTGTAACCATACTTCTGGTTTTAAGCGTATCCCATGCCAGGTGTGATGTGTACAGCTGGATCGACGAAAACGGAATCCGGCACTTTTCCAATGTCAATTTACCTTATGGAAAAAAGGCGACACAAATCTCCGAAGCTGTCAGTGCCGCCATAGATCAATCCAATTTTAAGGTCACAAAAGTGTTTGACGGCGATACCGTGCAGGTTCAAGGACAGGATCTTGACTTTCGTATCCGCATGGTGGCCATTGACGCCCCGGAAACCGGTGGATCAAAAAAGAAGGGGCAACCCTATTCCCAAAAGGCAAAAAAGGTTTTACGGCAGCTTATTCAGGGGAAAAAAGTCCGGTTGAAACAATACGGAACCGGCGGGTACAACCGGATTCTGGCGGAGATTTTTTCCCAGGGCCGCAACATTAATCTGACCATGATCAGCCAGGGGCTTGCCGAAGTCTACCGGGGCAGATTACCTAAAAACCTTGATCCCGCCCCTTACACGAAAGCCCAGGCTGATGCCAGACGCAGGCGGGCAGGCATGTGGTCACAAGGCAAGGCTTATAAGAGTCCCAAAACATGGCGGAAAGAAAATCCCAGGTAGTGTTTGAACGGAAATTGTTCCTACTGCTTTTTATTGCCGGACAATGAACTTTATGCCTGGATCAATGATTCCGACGTCTCATCCCTATGCACCCTGATCAGTCCGGGCATCACCGTATTACGACCGTTGAACTTTGCTTTATAAAGCATTGAATCAGCATCTTCAACCAATTTTACGATATCGGCATTGGTCCCCAACTGAGCCACGCCAAAGCTGCCAGTCACCCGTATGGTACGATTATTAAAGGGGATGCGCAATGCACAAATTTTTTGTCTAAGTCTGTCTGCAAGTTCAATGGCATGGGTTTGATCGGTTTCCGGCAGGATGGCGATAAATTCTTCACCACCGTACCTGGCAAAAATATCCTCTGTGCGTATATTCCGGCGAACCAACCGGCTGACTTCCTTTAACACCTCATCGCCGCCTAAGTGGCCGTAAGTGTCGTTTACAGATTTAAAATGATCCAGGTCAAACATAAAAACAGACAACGGTTTTTTGTGCCGGCCGGCACTTGCGGCATGCCCTTTAAGCTGGGCCTCAAAAGCCCCGCGGTTATAGCAACCGGTTAAAGGATCAATGGCGGCGGCATCCTTGAGGTGCTGGATCTTAATCTGCCTTGAAAGGGCTGAGCTACAACCCTGGAGGACAATGCGGACCACATCATCATGAAACGCAGTGATGGGCCTGCTGGGCATCATATAAAGCCGTGAATAACAATTTTCTTCTTTATGGTCGTAATGCACCAGGGAATCCAGACTGAATTTTTCCAGGCACTCCTCCTGGTCTTTATGAATATTAAGATAGGTCAGGTCCTTGCTGTCCTTAATCTGAAAATCTTTTATGATAATATCTTCTATGGATGTTTTATACATTCTGGGATCCAGCCAGACATCCATCCCGGCATTCTTTTTGTTCACAAAGGCAAAAAGCCTGTACCCAAGAATACCCTTCAGGCAGTCCGCCACTTCATTTATAATTTCTGAAGGGGATGTTTTTCCATTCAAAACAACAATATGGCGGGCCAACTTGTTCTGTGCATGGGTCTTATTCAGGGAATATCCGAATACCAGGCCGAAAACAACAGATAACCGATGGCTGAATCTATCAAGGGTTCTATTCATGGCTCTTCCTTTCTTATAAAGATTAAAGCTATAAAAAGCAACAAGTATGCCACCCCTATTCAATACAAAGTTATTAACTTATATTTCAATATGTTATACAAAAATACACTTCTCCCGAATCCAATCGACAGGAAAAATTTGCAGGGTTCTACGTCACTCTCCTGGCACCCCCCGCCAAAGGCCTGACATCGGACGCGGGCCTTGATCCTAAAAGAAGATTTCCTTGTCATCAGTTGCTTTTTCAAGTTATTTATTAGCTTACAATTTCAATAACGGCCATGGCCGACCTGGTCTTTCACCGAGGTCAGGCCACAACAAATAATGAAATTAATTCAGCAACTTACTGGAAATTTAAGATAGACCCTTAACTACATACAAATAAATGAATTAACAGGCCCGGATTAATGCCGTCTTTTGAAAAAAATAACATCATTCTAAATTTCCCCAGATACAGAAAATTATCACGTAAAATCAACGGACTCTTGCAGATATGGGTTGCTCTGTTTATTTTTTTCGCTCTGTTGATCCTTTTATTGCCGGCCCCGACAGGCAAACCCTTTTGCCTGATTTTTTTCATGATCAACGGATCATTTATTATCCTGCTGCGTTCATGGATTAAAAGCATTGAATCATTTATGAAAGAAACCGAATTGATATTGTCTAATTCAAAGGATTTGATGTGGGCCATGGATTCCCGGCTGAACGTTACAGTCATTTGCGGAGATCCCGAACATATATCCGGTAATAAAGCCATGGCACTTATAGATAAACCGTTGGCGTCCATTTTACCCGAAGATGCAAGGGGTCAATTTAATATCTGTATTCGTGAAAACCGGCCCTTTTCCATGGAGTGCCTTATTTCAAACGGTGAAAATTCGACACTGCCTGTACAAATCCTGGCCGAGCCGATCCATGGATCCGTGCAGGATACGTTTCACGGCATCATACGGGATATCTCAGATCAAAAAAAACTGCAGAGCCTTGAAAAAGAACTTAACCGTTCAAAAAAATTAAAGAACCTAGGACGCCTTGCCGGCAGTGTTGCCCATGATTTGAACAACATCCTGACAGGCATTGCCACCTATCCTGAAATTCTTCTTCTCGATGAAAATCTGGAACCTAAAATCCGAAAAAGTCTTACCATTATCAAAGAATCCGGCCGGAACGCCTCTGCCGTGGTCAGTGACCTATTAACCATTTCCAGGAGTATCAGGGAAAATTGCCAGGTCCTGAATATCAATACGATTATTGAACGGTTCATGGCCGGGCCCGAATTTAAAAAAATAAAAGCCGCATACGGGAAAATTGAAATTGAGATGCACCTAGAGCCGGAACTTTTAACCATATCCGGCTCCTATATGCATATTGAAAAAAGCATTATGCATCTTCTGATCAATGCATTTGAAGAGACTGCGGCAACGGTAGACTGCGGCAACGGCACAATTATGCTTTCAACAGCCAACTATTATTATGTGGACAGAAAAAAAAACGAAAACACGGAAAAAGATCTGTCCCCTGGCGAATATGTGATGCTTGAAGTGCTGGACGCTGGCAAAGGCATCCCTGAAGAGAACCTGAATAGAATATTTGATCCCTTTTTCACCAAAAATGAGATGGCCAGATCCGGCACCGGTCTTGGTCTAACCGTAGTAAAAAATACGGTTCTCAACCACCGGGGAAAAATTTTTGTTACCTCTGATGAAAACGGTACAAAATTTACACTGTTGTTTCCGGTCCTTCGCTCGGAGCTGCCCATGGCAAATCAAGCCACCGCCCTCGATGAGATCAAAGGAAACGGGGAAACCCTTCTGGTTGTGGATAACCTGGCAAGCCAGCGCAAAATTGCAGAAACCATCCTTAAAAATTTAGGATACAAAGTTTTTAGCGTTGCCGACGGGATTCATGCCCTTGATTTCATCCTGCAGACCCCAGTGGACCTACTGATTTTAGACATGGTCATGGCCTCGTCCATTTCCGGGCTTGAGACATACAAACGGCTTAAAAAACTCCGACCTGACCAAAAAGCCATTCTTGCAAGTGGACATTCGGAATCAGAAGATGTATTAAAAGCCCAGTCTATAGGTGCAGGTACCTTTGTTAAAAAACCCTATACCATATTGGATATGGGCATTGCCGTAAAAGAGGAACTTGACGGATAATGGATATTTTAAAAACAAAAGCGGATATGCAGGCCTGGTCTGCTGCGAAAAAAAAACAGGGAAAGACAATCAGTTTTGTACCCACCATGGGATACCTTCATAAAGGGCATGTTTCCCTGCTTGAAATAGGCAAACCCTTGAGTGATGAACTGGTTCTAAGCATTTTTGTTAATCCCACCCAGTTTGGCCCCAATGAAGACCTGAACGCGTATCCCAGCAACATCCAAAATGACCTTGACCTGGCTCAACAGGCCGGTGTGACAGGGGTTTTCCTTCCGGATAAAAACGAAATGTACGGGCCTGACTACCAGACCCATGTCTCTTTGGATCATCTTCCCCAATACCTGTGCGGTCGCTCACGCCCTGTCCATTTCGGTGGGGTGGCCACGGTGGTGACCAAGTTATTCAACATTGTCATGCCTGATGTGGCGGTTTTCGGAAAAAAAGATTTCCAGCAACTTGCCATCATCCGACAGATGGTGAAGGACCTGGATTTCAATATCCGAATCATCGGCGGGGAGATCATCAGGGAGGAAGACGGGTTGGCCATGAGTTCCAGAAACGCCTATCTTACGTCGGAACAGCGTGCGTCTGCCGTCTGTCTTTCCCAGGCCATCCGCCTTTTAAAACAAAAGGTTGCCCAAGGCGTCCGGTCTGTTCCGGATCTTGTCAGGGAAGCGCAAGCCTTTATTCTCTCATTTGACCACACCCGGGTTGATTACATTGAATTGTGCCATCCCCAAACCCTTGAACCTGTGGAAACCGTCCAGGCAGAAACGCTTGTTGCCATGGCCGTGCAGGTGGGAAAATCAAGGCTGATTGACAATGCCCTTATCGAGCCGGCCTGACCTTTTTATCACCGCCGGGTTCACCACGACAATGACCCGACACTTCTTTAAAAAGGTGTGACGTTCGGTTGCTCTGTCCAGAGTTTTGGCGTCGGCGATGCTCATCACAATGGCACCGGTTTTGTCCCCGGTTTTTCTTAACGCCTTGACCACCAGGGGATTTGAACCGGCCCTGTCAGACGAAAGGGCCTGGTCCATGTCGTATACATAGGCGCAGACACCGTTCTGGACGGCAAATTCCCTACTTATAAAAACAGAGGAATAGATCTCCCTTCCCTGTTCACTGACAATAGTGGGATAAAGTACGGGTTCAACGTTTACCCTTCTTGCATCCACAATCAACCCGGTATATGCCCGGGCGCCGATAGCCGCTGAAGGTGCGTTTTCAATCGGTTCCGCCGAATCCTGCTTCAGTTCGTTGATCTTGGGGATCTGCCGGATGTGATCCGGGAGCACCAGCTGAAGAAACCCGCCATAAAATGTAGCCGTCACCCAAACGTCTACATCCAGGGCAGATGTATACAGTTGCCGGCGAACCCGGGCATCTTGAGCAACCGTCTCAATCCCGGCAAGAATGGTATCATGGGTTGATGCGTATTCTCCAACCGTGAGATCCCCTGAAATTTTCATCTGTTTGAGAATGGCAATCAGATTCCGGGTGGCAAAGGCCCTGGCAGACCCAGGCATGGCCACAGCCTTGCCTTCGGCATTGATCTCAGAGCCGGCATGGCCTGTGGCCGTAACAGAACCGGTTGTCCAGTCTATGTATCCGTTTTCAAGGGATTGACGGCAATGGGGCAAGGCGTTTTGCGTAAACAGGATCATGCCCAAAACAACGATCCCCAACATCAGCATTTTATGAATTTTCATCCGTTACACTCCCGGCCTGATATAGAACCAAGAAAATGCTGCTCAACCAAATCAGCAAGGGATCCGACATCCTCTAACCCGAAACACGGTTTTTCTCCGGGCCGGATATCCGTATCCGTCACAAACGCAACAAGATTGGGGTCTTCAAGGTACAGGGGTGCTTCATGGGGACTCTCTTTCCTGAAAACTTCAATTTTAGGAAGACAGAATGTCTTGAACCCTTCAACAAGAATAAGGTCCATATCACCCAGATAGTGAAAAAATTTCTCTTCAGGCGGACGTATATCTTCTTTTACCAGGGCTACCTTTGTATCCGTTACAATAAGAGAGGCAACAGCGCCGGCATTTTTATGCCGCCAACTGTCCTTTCCCTGTTTATCAAAATCAAATGTGTCGTGGGCATGTTTCACCGACCCCACACGAAAGCCCCGTGCGCTCAACTCTCTGATCATATTTTCCATCAAAGTGGTTTTCCCGGAATTGGATTTGCCGACAATTAAAACGACCCGGGGGATTTTTTTGCTGTCCATATACACAGCCTTGATTTTTTTTATTCTTGTACCATGGATTAAATGTCGCTAAGGTATAAAATGTACCCTTAAGAAAGTCAAGAAAAGGAGGATATTATGGATTTATCTTATATTTGCGTTAATCATAATTGTTCGTTCCCAGGGGCAAAGTCCTTTGAAATAACATTTAAATCAGAATACATCATGGATGAAAATAATGTTGCCAGCCTGTTCTGCCCGTTTTGCGGAAGTGAACTCATGCAGGTGAAGGTTCCAGATGTATTCCCGGAGAATTTATCAAAGGACAACACAATATAGCTGAGCTGAATCAAACGTAATTTGTTTCGGGTCGGCTTATAAAAATCCATGAACTTTCGGTTGGCAGCATTGGATTCATGCTGTTTGAGAATATGTCACTGGCCAATGCCATATATTTTTTAATTATATTTTATACACGACTTAAAAAATACGAATGAGCCTCACCCCGTCCAGCCGAAGTCTCGCATTCAGAATCAGAGATCTAAAATGTACCTGCGCTTTGATCACGGCCTCAACTTCTTTACTCGAAATACCGGGGTTAATTTTTGAAAGGGTTGCCAGGCGATCCTTTTCCCGGGTCAGCACGTTCTCCATTTTAGCTGCGCCGTCAAGCCGATGCGTCTGTGCAGTTTTTCGGGCCAGGTGCTGACTTTTATCCAGCATGTCCGGTAGGATCTCTTGAACCACTTGGGGCAAGTCCAGAAACCAGCCTGGATCATCTGACATGAGAGAAGATTCCCAGTTGGCAGGCAGATCCCCAAAGCGTAGCGGTTTTCCGGTATGATCAACCACAATACGAATCGGCAACGCGGGAAGAAACCTGTCGGCCAAAAATGTGTCCCCATCAGGAAGGTCCAGAAGGAAAAGCGTTTCAAGCAGCAGACCCTGCCGGCCTGTACCCGAAAGCCTGGCCACGGAAGCCTGCCCCTCTCCCTGGGTAATAAAATACTCCATCACCTGGCGGACAAAGGGGTGATCCCAGGTTAAAAAATCAAGATCGTCACGGGCAATGGCTGTGGCCCTGTCAAAGGTGACATATTTGCCACCCCCGCTCAGTGTGGGAAAATTTTCATCGGTCATGCGATCCGGTATAAAAGAAACCACCGAATTGCCCGCAACCTCAGTGATATGATCGGTTTCAATGCCGTAACCATCCAGCAAATCCGCCATTAAATTGTGAAGGTCTTTGGCTTTTTCCGTTTGTTGAATCATCTGAATTAATGCATGGGCAGATTCCGGTTTAAAGGAATTTAACTCAAGAAGGATATGACGGCCCTGGTTCAAATCCTTAGTGATCTGCTTTACAAAGGCCGCAGTGTCACGGATCAAACCTGTCATCTTCTGTCGAATTTGAGAATCGGCCGCATCAAACGGCCTATGATCTGCCTGTTCCATCAATTGAATCACACGGGATTTAAATTGAGTGTATACGGCATGCAGACCGTTGACGTTCTCTTTAAAGAGACCGATTCCCTGATCATACCACAGCGCTAAGATCTCATGGGAGGTGTTGCGGATATACGGCACATGGATAATAATTTTTTCTTTTTGCCCAATGCGGTCCACCCGGCCAATGCGCTGCTCTAAAAGTTCGGGATTTACGGGAAGATCATAAAGAAAAAGATGATGGACAAACTGAAAATTTCTTCCTTCGCTGCCGATTTCAGAACAGACCATCAGCCTGGCCCCTTCAGGATCGGCAAACCAGGCGGCCTGGCGGTCCCTGGCAAGCAAGTCCATGCTTTCGTCAAACCGGGCTGCATCCACACTGACATGCGCTTCAAGTCCCTGAATTAACGCCTTTGCCGTCTGCCTTGAACGGCAAATCACCAGAATTTTCTCAGGCTTTAAAGAACGGCATAGTTGAGCAAGACAAGCGACTTTGGGATCACCGCTTAGATCCTCTTCCGAGGAACACCTCCCTTCAAGGGGAATCAAACTCACCTGTCTTTCAGGAAAGCCTTTTATGGAACGGCGTCTGTTTCTGAAAATTACCCTGCCGGGTCCAAAGGCATCCAGCAGCGACTGGGGTGACTCATCCCGGTCTAATTTTTCCCTAACTTTTTGTGCCACAGCTTTGTGCCTTTCTAACTCTTTTACAAAAGCTAAAAAGTCATGATAACGGCAGGGATCTAAAAGTTTTAACTGGGCAAAATGGGCTTCAATTCCCATCTGCTCCGGCGTTGCCGTCAGAAGCATCAGCCCCTGGGTTTCAACGTCCAAAGCCGCCAAAAATTGATACATGGATGAATCCTCTGCCATATGATGGGCTTCGTCCATGACCACCATATCCCAACCCGCGCTGATCAATGCTGTTTTCACATGCTCCGAGTCACGGATAAACGATTCGGAGCAAATCCCCTGCTGATCCAAAAGAAAAGGATTCATGTCCGGCTCAGCCGCGGCAGCCCCTTTTAAATAGGCGTCATCAAAAATTCGAAAGATTAAACTGAATTTTCGATACAATTCAATAAACCACTGATGTACCAAGACATCGGGAACAATAATCAGCACCCTTGAAATTTGAGAGGTGACCAGAAGACGATGAAGAATCAGACCGGCCTCAATCGTTTTACCAAGGCCTGTTTCATCGGAGAGCAAAACCCGCGGGAAATATCGGCCGGACACTTCCCCGGCAATATAAAACTGATGGGGAATCAAATCCACCTGACCGCCTAAAAATCCCCTGGCCGGTGAGTTCTGATACGCCCCCTGGGCCGATCTGATACGATATCTTAGATCAAATTTGGCCGATGTTCCGGAAAGTCCGGAAAGGAGCTTGGAAAACGGCATGTCTACGGCTAAAACCGATGATAATTCATATTCGAAAAGCTGTTTGTCCCCTTGAAAATAGGTCAGAATACCGGCGTTTTCCGCCACGGTTTCCACGGTCATCTGTGTCCCGTCTTCTCGGCTGATCCGGTCTCCGGGCTGGAAGCGCATTCGTTTGATGGGTGCGGCCGCCCGGCTGTATGTTCTGAAGCAGTC encodes the following:
- the mobB gene encoding molybdopterin-guanine dinucleotide biosynthesis protein B: MDSKKIPRVVLIVGKSNSGKTTLMENMIRELSARGFRVGSVKHAHDTFDFDKQGKDSWRHKNAGAVASLIVTDTKVALVKEDIRPPEEKFFHYLGDMDLILVEGFKTFCLPKIEVFRKESPHEAPLYLEDPNLVAFVTDTDIRPGEKPCFGLEDVGSLADLVEQHFLGSISGRECNG
- a CDS encoding hybrid sensor histidine kinase/response regulator, whose translation is MINGSFIILLRSWIKSIESFMKETELILSNSKDLMWAMDSRLNVTVICGDPEHISGNKAMALIDKPLASILPEDARGQFNICIRENRPFSMECLISNGENSTLPVQILAEPIHGSVQDTFHGIIRDISDQKKLQSLEKELNRSKKLKNLGRLAGSVAHDLNNILTGIATYPEILLLDENLEPKIRKSLTIIKESGRNASAVVSDLLTISRSIRENCQVLNINTIIERFMAGPEFKKIKAAYGKIEIEMHLEPELLTISGSYMHIEKSIMHLLINAFEETAATVDCGNGTIMLSTANYYYVDRKKNENTEKDLSPGEYVMLEVLDAGKGIPEENLNRIFDPFFTKNEMARSGTGLGLTVVKNTVLNHRGKIFVTSDENGTKFTLLFPVLRSELPMANQATALDEIKGNGETLLVVDNLASQRKIAETILKNLGYKVFSVADGIHALDFILQTPVDLLILDMVMASSISGLETYKRLKKLRPDQKAILASGHSESEDVLKAQSIGAGTFVKKPYTILDMGIAVKEELDG
- a CDS encoding thermonuclease family protein, with the translated sequence MRPAIQILVTILLVLSVSHARCDVYSWIDENGIRHFSNVNLPYGKKATQISEAVSAAIDQSNFKVTKVFDGDTVQVQGQDLDFRIRMVAIDAPETGGSKKKGQPYSQKAKKVLRQLIQGKKVRLKQYGTGGYNRILAEIFSQGRNINLTMISQGLAEVYRGRLPKNLDPAPYTKAQADARRRRAGMWSQGKAYKSPKTWRKENPR
- the panC gene encoding pantoate--beta-alanine ligase, translating into MDILKTKADMQAWSAAKKKQGKTISFVPTMGYLHKGHVSLLEIGKPLSDELVLSIFVNPTQFGPNEDLNAYPSNIQNDLDLAQQAGVTGVFLPDKNEMYGPDYQTHVSLDHLPQYLCGRSRPVHFGGVATVVTKLFNIVMPDVAVFGKKDFQQLAIIRQMVKDLDFNIRIIGGEIIREEDGLAMSSRNAYLTSEQRASAVCLSQAIRLLKQKVAQGVRSVPDLVREAQAFILSFDHTRVDYIELCHPQTLEPVETVQAETLVAMAVQVGKSRLIDNALIEPA
- a CDS encoding GGDEF domain-containing protein, which produces MNRTLDRFSHRLSVVFGLVFGYSLNKTHAQNKLARHIVVLNGKTSPSEIINEVADCLKGILGYRLFAFVNKKNAGMDVWLDPRMYKTSIEDIIIKDFQIKDSKDLTYLNIHKDQEECLEKFSLDSLVHYDHKEENCYSRLYMMPSRPITAFHDDVVRIVLQGCSSALSRQIKIQHLKDAAAIDPLTGCYNRGAFEAQLKGHAASAGRHKKPLSVFMFDLDHFKSVNDTYGHLGGDEVLKEVSRLVRRNIRTEDIFARYGGEEFIAILPETDQTHAIELADRLRQKICALRIPFNNRTIRVTGSFGVAQLGTNADIVKLVEDADSMLYKAKFNGRNTVMPGLIRVHRDETSESLIQA
- a CDS encoding SNF2-related protein, with the protein product MTNTFCKGQRWVSETEPELGLGVLFSFDARTVTLHFPGSDCFRTYSRAAAPIKRMRFQPGDRISREDGTQMTVETVAENAGILTYFQGDKQLFEYELSSVLAVDMPFSKLLSGLSGTSAKFDLRYRIRSAQGAYQNSPARGFLGGQVDLIPHQFYIAGEVSGRYFPRVLLSDETGLGKTIEAGLILHRLLVTSQISRVLIIVPDVLVHQWFIELYRKFSLIFRIFDDAYLKGAAAAEPDMNPFLLDQQGICSESFIRDSEHVKTALISAGWDMVVMDEAHHMAEDSSMYQFLAALDVETQGLMLLTATPEQMGIEAHFAQLKLLDPCRYHDFLAFVKELERHKAVAQKVREKLDRDESPQSLLDAFGPGRVIFRNRRRSIKGFPERQVSLIPLEGRCSSEEDLSGDPKVACLAQLCRSLKPEKILVICRSRQTAKALIQGLEAHVSVDAARFDESMDLLARDRQAAWFADPEGARLMVCSEIGSEGRNFQFVHHLFLYDLPVNPELLEQRIGRVDRIGQKEKIIIHVPYIRNTSHEILALWYDQGIGLFKENVNGLHAVYTQFKSRVIQLMEQADHRPFDAADSQIRQKMTGLIRDTAAFVKQITKDLNQGRHILLELNSFKPESAHALIQMIQQTEKAKDLHNLMADLLDGYGIETDHITEVAGNSVVSFIPDRMTDENFPTLSGGGKYVTFDRATAIARDDLDFLTWDHPFVRQVMEYFITQGEGQASVARLSGTGRQGLLLETLFLLDLPDGDTFLADRFLPALPIRIVVDHTGKPLRFGDLPANWESSLMSDDPGWFLDLPQVVQEILPDMLDKSQHLARKTAQTHRLDGAAKMENVLTREKDRLATLSKINPGISSKEVEAVIKAQVHFRSLILNARLRLDGVRLIRIF